In a single window of the Desulfovibrio sp. Huiquan2017 genome:
- a CDS encoding transposase, which translates to MDALLRLHAREQDEARRIAAMRSVPGVGEVVATAFAAEIYRPERFRRSEEVTAYLGLAPVVRQSGGGKGKSFIRPVGQRRLRSLLVEAAWGWKQRDEWAREFYNRILSRHGVPQKAITALARKLAALLWKLSLPPATASTDRGGL; encoded by the coding sequence GTGGACGCACTGCTGCGCCTGCACGCCAGGGAACAAGACGAGGCGCGACGAATCGCGGCCATGAGGTCCGTTCCCGGCGTCGGCGAGGTGGTGGCGACGGCCTTTGCGGCCGAGATCTACCGACCCGAACGCTTCCGCCGCAGCGAGGAGGTGACGGCATACCTCGGCCTGGCCCCGGTAGTCCGGCAAAGCGGCGGGGGGAAGGGAAAATCGTTTATCCGTCCGGTCGGACAACGTCGCTTGCGAAGTCTGCTCGTGGAAGCGGCCTGGGGCTGGAAGCAACGGGATGAGTGGGCGCGGGAGTTTTACAACCGAATTTTGAGCCGACACGGCGTGCCGCAAAAGGCGATTACCGCGTTGGCTCGAAAACTGGCCGCACTGCTGTGGAAGCTCAGCTTGCCACCGGCAACGGCCTCAACGGATCGCGGGGGGCTTTAG
- a CDS encoding NapC/NirT family cytochrome c produces the protein MDRKTKSILLIAFGIVIAFPIFSMTYYTMVRTSTPAFCGSCHEISPAVMAWKSSTHVNNGQGFVADCMDCHLPAPHDTFDFFYAKAAHGLKDVVAHFTGGAETYDRQVMKEHVWSTMKNDQCMKCHRNLLHMPAKRGAMLAHRKVLYANNGEEYRCTDCHRELVHNDRQFYEYKQYNAPYRANGLRTLGK, from the coding sequence ATGGATCGAAAAACGAAATCGATCTTGCTCATCGCTTTTGGAATCGTGATAGCATTCCCGATCTTTAGCATGACTTACTACACCATGGTGAGGACATCGACGCCTGCTTTTTGTGGCTCATGCCATGAAATCAGTCCTGCCGTAATGGCATGGAAATCGTCAACGCATGTCAATAATGGTCAGGGTTTTGTGGCAGACTGCATGGACTGTCATTTACCTGCACCGCATGACACGTTTGACTTTTTTTACGCCAAAGCAGCTCACGGGCTCAAGGATGTCGTTGCCCACTTTACCGGTGGAGCGGAGACCTATGACCGTCAAGTCATGAAAGAGCACGTCTGGTCGACCATGAAAAACGACCAGTGCATGAAATGCCATCGCAACTTGCTGCACATGCCAGCAAAGCGGGGAGCAATGTTGGCGCATCGCAAAGTACTCTATGCCAACAATGGCGAGGAATATCGATGCACCGACTGTCACAGGGAATTGGTTCACAATGACCGACAGTTCTATGAATACAAGCAGTACAACGCTCCGTATCGAGCCAATGGTCTGCGAACTCTAGGGAAATAG